The Acanthopagrus latus isolate v.2019 chromosome 1, fAcaLat1.1, whole genome shotgun sequence genomic interval acaagccaaaTGCCATGTAATTCCAGTATATTCAAGGGAAGACAGACGTCTTAAAAACTAAGTGACTTACACCAAATCAGTCAGTAGATACACACTGTCTGGACTAATGGTCAGGTCTGGGCATTGTCTGCAGATGCTCTCGAAAACGTGCAGAACACAACAGGAGATTGTCCTTGTCGGACGTGTTCTCACCTTCTGGAAATACAgtgtgcaggaggaggacgaggagaaagACTCATCAGTAATGATGACTGCATATCCTGAATGTAATTGCATGGATTCACAATATCAACAAAAGGATGGAGAGCAGCACACAGGCGGGCGAAAAAGAGTCCGAAGCAGCTACACTTTGTGCGACGTCATCAAcatgctcactcactcactgtgaATCCTCTTGACAATTACCTGCTCTATTTACACATGGGCTCCACTGGACACTACAAAGACTTTGTACAAGTGAACTGGCAGCTTAAAGTCTGGTTAACGTCTGCTTTAACTGATTTGGACATTCGCATCAACACATGCAGATCCTCAGGGTTATGTCCGGAGAATATCAGGGTAAAAGTGCATGTGTAGATATGGCTTTagtttagcgtgttagcatgctttCATTTGCTAATTATcaggaaacacagagcacagctgaggctgatgggaatgccTGTAGTTTTGCAGGCATTCGGTGATAAATGtaagaaaagtacaaaaattCAGTCAATCACATCCATCTAACCAATACTTGTTGATACATttcacgcacacaaaaaaaaaccataactCTGTGGCCTCAGTTTTTGCTCTACATTACACttgtcctgttgtgtttttcctcatcacACTTTCATCTTCTCCACGTTCCTTCGGGTGCCCGGCAGGAGCTACTAGCAGTGCTGTCACATTTGGTTACAAAGCAAACAGTCAGAGTCAGTCTGACCCGAGCTGTCTCTCCCCTGCTCTCCAGATCCGTCCAGGCATTTTCGTGCACCCGAGCAGCCATGGTGAAGCTTGGAAGTAATCTGTCTGATAAGCTGGAGAAGCAGCCGTCTGCGGACGACGGCTTTGATAACATCCCCCTCATCACACCCCTGGAGGTCAGCCAGCTTCAGCAGCCATTCGCAGAAAAGGCAAGTACAGCTCATTAGATCTGTGTTCGCCAGTCTGTTTACATGTCCGCCctcttatgtttgtttttctctggaaAACTGTTTCCAAGTTGCCCGCCGACCACAACACACCGTGCATTACGGCATGACAGAAATAGCCAACAGATTACACGTCTACAAACATCATTGATGTGGGTACAGGAGCTCAGGAGGCTTGTTGTACCTGCTGCCCACACAATGCACGTACCTCTCTGAACGCATGATACTCCACACACAGTCGCATTCTGGTCGGATGAAACGCATTGAGCACAGGATGTTCCACAGGCTGATTAGATGTTGCTGAAGCAttaacatcaaaaaaaaaaaaaaaacacactttgcagCTTCCAGATGTCTTTTAAAGGCATCAGTTAAAACTGGCTGATTTTTCAAACAACTCTTGTGTATTTTTAGACGTGCAGGACAATACTTTTCAGTGGAAGCTGGATCGCTGAACCGGAGCTGAACACGGAGGACAACATCATCCATCAACTATGATTCGAGTCACAGTGACAGAGCGTTGTTTCTGGCATTTCAGGTCATTGTGAAGACGTCGACACAgtatcagctgcagcagcagaagaagaacaagctgTATGTGCCCAGCATCAAGAAGCTGAATATCAACTTCTACAGTGATGTTTCAGATAAAGCCAAGGTACAACAACGGACACGCTGCTCCAGTTCTCATTAATAGATAAGTGTGGCgatattctgtgtttttcctgatgTCAAAAAACCCCGTGAAAAAATCTAGTCTTAAGTGttttgtataaataaaaaaataaaaaaagattcagaaaTGCTCCTTTTGGTCTTCAAGGGCTGGAGGGCCATATCTGTGCTGGACCGACAGCAGCTGGCATTTTGCGAGACAGCAGAATAGACTCACGTGCTGTAGTTACATGTCATGAGCAGACAGCGTGTTGTTAGTGGTGAGCTCAGGACAAGATGTGCGTCCGTGTCTGCAAGTTTTATAATGAGGAGACTTGAGCAGGAACACTAATGCCGGTACAATAAAAAGGGTGGAAAAGGAAACAGTTTCTACACAATCTGTGTCATGGCGTCATGAGGCCAGAAGTGTTTTAATGGTCGTGTTTTAGAcatattcatttgtttcattttgcaagAAGTATGCAGTCTTTGGACAAAATGGtgatctcagtgttgtgtttagATGTTTGAGAAAATGAGCTGTAGTTTCAGGAACCATGTTTAAACAATTGGGAAAAACTGTATATCgcaaatgtgtattaatcccCAGATGAAAATAGTCCCTAACAAACCGTCCGTGTTCTCCTGTTTGTGTAAGTTTTGCTTAACAACTACAGAGTCCAGCTGTTTTCAGAAGTTATTCAgccttttttaaacattaaagtttcCTGCGGTAGGAACCTGTGGCTGGGTAGGAAAGTTATAAAGTACTGAGAGACAGACTAACACTAGTTCCTGGCTTTGGTCTTTCAATGGAGTAGGAATAGGTGCTGATGATGCTTGTCGCTGAAGTGCTAccatatatgtatttttgtgtgtgtgtgtatgtcttgCTCAGATCACAGGTCTGATCTTCATCACTTTGGCCTTTCTGACcagcctgctcctcctgctcatgtACAAAGCCATGTGGTATGACCAACTTACCTGCCCAGAGGGTTTCATCCTGAAggtaggaacacacacacacacacaagtggatTTTCATCATTTAGGGAGAGAAAGAACAGCTAAATGTCTCAGCACAGACCAGCAGAGGCCGTTCATATTAGAGTCTCGTCCTTGGATATCACAGACTTCTTATTGCATTACTCAGGCTGTATTAGTCTGTGCGACACCCACTTAAAGGGAACTTACTCAGTCTACAATGCAGCTGGCACTTTGTTTCTCGACACACCCGCTCATCAGTCACTTGAGTAGGATTCTCTGAAAACCGGGGCTAGAAACGCAAACTCATTATCTCCAAACGACACCTTGGAGGCATCGTGTAGCGAGCCGGCACTGCCACACATGTTAGTTAAAGAGTCTGTCTCGCGTAGGAAAATGAGGGCGCATGAGAGCGACGGAGAGAGTGGTAGAAGGAGGGGGCGACCGAGCCCGCTTTCTGGTCAGGCAGAGATTGGGACGCCCGCCTGTGAATCGGAGGGGTCTTTAATTAGGGCTGAGCGTGACTAAACTGTGATTAAAGGCTTAACAGTGAGGGGGGAAGCgaggaagagaagggggagggggggaccTTCCGGCAAGGCTTTTGAAGTTTCTGCCGGTTACAGTTGCTTTCAGCATTTTTTCCTGCTAATGTGTTGTCGGAGACATAAAAAGAGGAGCGAggaaggaggatggagggagacgTAGTCACTGCTGGGCTTTTGAGAGGTTGGACTCCTCACTGTGAGGGAGGGTCAGGTAGTGGATCCTCCGTCGAGAAACACTCGAAGGTCATCAACACAACTCAGTGGGCCttttctgaaaacacagcacTAACAGGCTGGACGTTCAGTTGGTTGGATTTAGGTCACCCACACTGTCTCTTACGCCGCCGTCACAGACGAAAGACCTTTCTTTGAGTGGAGTcaagctaacagagctaaccGACTCCTCAGGAAGTGCGCCAGGCTCTGAAGCCAACTTTCATAGTGGCCAAATAGTGTAATAacatcatgtgatgcactgtggCTGTAAAATGGTGAATTAATCTTTTTAAGTGTCACAGCCCCCAAGATATGACTAGATATGACTCATTCGACATCATAATCtgagccattcggtccaatAAAATCtggattaaatcattttatcactATTCAAGTTAGCCAAGCGTTAAACCGGAAGTTAGTCAGCTCGGTTGGCGGAAGTCTCTAGTGTCTCTATGGTGTTTCTGAGTAATTTTATCTCCTTGGAATTTTTCTTGGCTTCATGCGCCACTGAGTAGCTCCTCTTCAGAATGAATTGTGTCCTTCCCCCAACACTGTATCAAGGTTTTAATGTAATGTCCTTGGAGCTAACTTGTAACTACAGCATGCAGCAGTTACAGGTTGCTTTCAGGAAACTCCGTAAATCACAGAgttcaggcagagcagccggaggacatcagagggaagACCAGAAAACATATTCTCTGTAAAATATGATTGAGTTCCACTAAAACCTGTGATCCTTCGAGCtatatgttttttatgtaagcttctgagaaaataaccctgcttctcatttgatttattacctctGTGAACAGTTTCCTAGTGAGTTCATGGTCTCAATCAGTAGTTTCAAGTCTGCTTCAGTACAGTATGAGGTTCAGTAAGGATTAATGGTCCCctttagagtaaaatagataGCAGAGTTTGACGCTGTCAAATttgttaaaacattaatttcactTAAACTTACCACACGCGTCCCAGACAAGTCTGTCAGTAATTATCATAataacacataataataataatttcaatgTCAAATCGCAGTACTTTGCCATCGAAATTTAAACAAAGATATGTTCGTCTCTAACAGCAGAAGCACTGCACCCCGGCAGCTCTGGAGATGTACtacacagagcagcaacagcagcaggagccaggCTTCCACGGCAGCGCCAACAGGGGGCTGTACGCGGCCCTCAGCCACCTCAGCCAGGTCAAGAGGACGGGGCCTGAGCTGCCACCACCATGGTTACCAGTCATCACCGCCATGAAGGAGGCTGAGCTGGCCAAACAAGGCAGCGAGCCGCTGAAAGGAGCGCCGGAgggcgaggagtgaaggagctgagggaaatgatgatgatggggcGGTAGTTTAGGTTATTTTTCAAccgtctgtgtgcgtgtgtgtgttcaggatttaTTTCCCCTTTTCCTCGCACAGGTCAATATATCACTTGGTGCTCCAAAACCTGGAAGGTGTCTGCACATCTACTGAAAATGTAAACCACAACTTTACTCGTTTTCAATGCAGTTATATTCagttcatatttaaaaaaaaaaacaaacagcaagcTAATACCCAACTGTggtagtgtgtgcgtgtgtgtgcatgtgtgtgcgtgcgtgtgtgtctgtgtgcggtGAGTTGTTGAGGTTAGAGGCAGGAATGTTATTAAAGTGTTGGAGAATGTGCCTGACTTTTACAGTGTTACCGAATCATGACTAAACTCTGccatctgcatgtttgtgtgagtatgtgtgtgtgtgtgtgtgtgtgtgtgtgtatgtgtgtgtgtgtgtgtgtgtgtgtgtaaaaacagtACGCTGTAGATGCTGTAATGCATATGAGAAGATATGTACTATATACATATTACAGTcatgtgcactgtgtgtgtgtgtgtgtgtgtgtgtgtgtgtgtgtgtgtgtgtgtgtgtgtgtgtgtgtgtgtgtgtgtgtgagagcacacTATTGTGTACTTGTGTGAGAAAGTCGGaggtgagagaagagaagcGAGAGCTCGGAGTGCGAAGTGAAGATAACAAGTTTTTAATGAGATCATGAGTTTCTCCTCATCACTCCGTCTCGTTATCTCGCCGTCTATTCATTTAGTTTCAGAGGAGGACGTATGAAATCATCAGCGAATGTGCTCACAGTTTAACCATTAAGACAAGGAACCATAATAGAATGTTTTAAATTCGGGCCGAAATGAGTTGAGTCCACATCTTCTTATCTGGAGACTGTAAATTGCAGCTCTGTGTGCGTCTGCAGCTAAAGTCATAGGAACGTGTGTTTATGCACTTTAACTCCACAAACCACAAGCACACTCGCTGTTTTAAATCAGAATCACACAGTGGCTTTGGAAAGCGTCagaacatttaaaaccacattcaTTATTCAGTATTAGTGTTTTTATCTTCTCAATGTCACTGTGGGTAATTATGTGTTGGAGTAATTGTCAAAACAGTTCagttattttgaataaatatgtaaatttCAGTAGAGTGTGCAACAAGTGAACACTCTCTGAAGCCACTGAACATTTCTTCATAATGTGAGCTACTTACTGTAATTATGGATAAAACTTGAGAGCTTTTAATGTATTACTACAAACAATCTACTTGATTGATCTCATGATTGTAAGctaattgtaaaaaaaaatgttcgcCATCTGAGTTTTGTTCCCTAAAgttggttttgattcatgttgCTGTAAGTATTCTGTAATGTAAATGAACATGTACAGTGTAACCACAGGGGGTGACTCATCATGAATGTATGAAGTAGCTGCTCTAATCATGCAGTAGATTAATGCTTATAGTGTTCTACCTTACGAGCTTCTATTGTcttcacatttatatttatttaattaacagAGTATTTAGGTGTATGTCATTTGGTGTCTGGCAAATCTGGCTTGAGTTATTTTCTAATTCATCATACATCCGGTTTTAAAGGACAGGAAACAATGaagcaaatgtttttcctcAAGTTTGCGACTGTCAGCTGTCATCTTAAATAACCCTCTGACAAATCTTGTGATTATCTGCCATCACTCACTTTGAGACAACTttcctttctgtgtgtctttgacTGTATAGAGTCACTTTTTGGTCAAAATGCCAGATTTCTGATGTTGGGACAAAACTGTTCATGTAAGCAGGAGGAATGTGAGATCACATCACAGCTTGTTCCTTCGGGTTCAAGCGCCAAACGTCCACATCAGACCCATCTGCTCTGACGTCACCGACTGAATGGAAATAAATGACTGAGGTGTTGAGTTCTCTGTCGATGACCTGAATTAACGATGAAACGTTGGCGGATTGAACAGAGAACATTcataaggctttttttttcttctcgtctCTTTATGTCAAATCATAAGTTATAAGTAACATTTCAGATGGATGCAGGGGTCAAATATATCGCAGTACTTTTGCTGTCCTTAAGTGcaattttgtgtctttgtgctaCTTTCTCCATTTCATGAGCGAATGAATTCTTGAATATTCACTTCACCACGTTTATTGAGAGCTCAAAGAAGCACTCAGGTCCTTTACTTTAGGAATAGTGGTAATATCACACTTTGAAACTAATCCATTACAAGTTAAAGCCCTGAGCTCATCTTTTATACATCtatattttaatgataaaaactaaaaatgctAAATCTACTTTATATTGTTATGTATAATCTGTTATtagattattatcattaaagcCATTAAATGCAATAGCATTTTAAA includes:
- the caly gene encoding calcyon neuron-specific vesicular protein isoform X2, producing MVKLGSNLSDKLEKQPSADDGFDNIPLITPLEVSQLQQPFAEKVIVKTSTQYQLQQQKKNKLYVPSIKKLNINFYSDVSDKAKITGLIFITLAFLTSLLLLLMYKAMWYDQLTCPEGFILKQKHCTPAALEMYYTEQQQQQEPGFHGSANRGLYAALSHLSQVKRTGPELPPPWLPVITAMKEAELAKQGSEPLKGAPEGEE
- the caly gene encoding calcyon neuron-specific vesicular protein isoform X1, with the protein product MRIHSLRLLSCQFSSGGPRDGRTEGRSRSGLNYMRSPAVNHTSPRQPAFTPSPRQHQCGPIPSTHTHTRPTGQHRKTLSVQAFSCTRAAMVKLGSNLSDKLEKQPSADDGFDNIPLITPLEVSQLQQPFAEKVIVKTSTQYQLQQQKKNKLYVPSIKKLNINFYSDVSDKAKITGLIFITLAFLTSLLLLLMYKAMWYDQLTCPEGFILKQKHCTPAALEMYYTEQQQQQEPGFHGSANRGLYAALSHLSQVKRTGPELPPPWLPVITAMKEAELAKQGSEPLKGAPEGEE